A genome region from Desulfobacterales bacterium includes the following:
- a CDS encoding GIY-YIG nuclease family protein, with translation MNEHQQLIFGKTIKLFLIDGAVNARITCELSNWTGKAYKIPRTYIKQCIDRPELETTGVYMLFGKSSDTISKNMIYIGEAENIYKRLQQHLSEKDFWNETVVFISKDENLNKAHIKYLENRLHQIAYEANRFDILNSNKPSPSSIAESDKSEMEEFLSNIIMLVNILGYNVFDKIRKTHIKDSANSDNIFTIKASRGAYGKGEPSSEGFVVFKSSKIADPITNSYPKSIKILRDKLLEEKKIAKTNNEFVLTEDYVFSSSSTAAMIVMGRSANGLSEWKTKNGITLRDYENQEIAQSIE, from the coding sequence ATGAACGAGCATCAACAACTAATATTTGGTAAAACGATAAAACTATTTTTAATTGATGGAGCCGTAAATGCACGAATTACATGTGAATTATCAAATTGGACAGGAAAAGCTTATAAGATACCACGTACTTACATTAAACAATGTATTGATAGACCTGAACTTGAAACGACCGGCGTGTATATGTTGTTTGGGAAATCATCTGATACTATATCAAAAAATATGATTTATATTGGAGAAGCCGAAAATATATACAAAAGACTTCAACAGCATTTATCGGAAAAAGATTTTTGGAATGAAACAGTAGTATTTATCAGTAAAGATGAAAACTTGAACAAAGCACATATCAAATATCTTGAAAACAGACTACATCAAATTGCTTACGAAGCTAACCGCTTTGATATACTTAATTCCAACAAGCCATCACCATCATCTATTGCTGAATCTGACAAATCAGAAATGGAAGAGTTTTTATCAAATATAATCATGTTAGTCAATATACTTGGCTATAACGTATTTGATAAAATTAGAAAAACTCATATCAAAGATTCAGCTAACTCTGACAATATTTTTACAATAAAAGCATCTCGTGGAGCATATGGAAAAGGAGAGCCATCAAGTGAAGGATTTGTAGTATTTAAAAGTTCTAAAATTGCTGATCCGATAACTAATTCATACCCCAAAAGTATCAAAATTCTAAGAGATAAACTATTAGAAGAGAAAAAAATTGCAAAAACAAATAATGAATTTGTTCTGACTGAAGATTATGTTTTTTCAAGTTCTTCAACAGCAGCAATGATTGTGATGGGAAGAAGTGCTAATGGTTTAAGTGAATGGAAAACTAAAAACGGAATAACACTTCGAGATTATGAAAATCAAGAGATAGCACAATCCATTGAATAA
- a CDS encoding tetratricopeptide repeat protein, which yields MLKKTNIFVYCIYALCIILFSFACSQHSFKLAKQNNTIESYNSFLKKYPNSAQAKEAWQLLATLEFNKVKDINTVEAFKNFIKNYPKSLRGKAV from the coding sequence ATGTTAAAAAAAACAAACATCTTCGTTTATTGCATATATGCATTATGTATAATATTATTTAGCTTTGCTTGCTCTCAACATTCCTTTAAACTTGCTAAACAAAATAATACTATAGAATCTTATAACAGTTTTTTAAAAAAATATCCAAATAGCGCTCAAGCCAAAGAGGCATGGCAATTATTAGCTACATTGGAATTCAATAAAGTTAAGGACATCAATACAGTAGAAGCTTTTAAAAATTTTATAAAAAATTATCCTAAATCTTTAAGAGGCAAGGCAGTATAA